In a single window of the Papaver somniferum cultivar HN1 chromosome 8, ASM357369v1, whole genome shotgun sequence genome:
- the LOC113306935 gene encoding reticulon-like protein B21 isoform X2 — translation MEVSKRRSNGGSRNVVAGSVWESRMKMDQVKGGIKVFNGDHDQNSEQVNNNESCTQNQSGIVREQRRKTWNSEPVIDPILIRKTIVRSDEFSEEFLDSSNDDGFEETPILITKNKRSDEDEDASNPVILEKNPIPTRKSRLHSHKIGGYEINGDGDKDQLVVVKEEIKVSNKKNNLDVKEVKSTELIKPKKNLVSKEKINCQIPKTSIHTRETTVLNHPTLTKVSPVKVQEKLQGLAETQNKYQSIVMWRDIKISSLVFGIGNLILLSHIVTKDINFSFISAISYTSLICIAVIFLYKAILNREPINLDDSNIIHSVGEEEVVCLVKVVLPWINKFILEFRHLLSGDPATTMKFAVSLFILARLGSFITVWRVTMLAFLGVFSLPKFYSTYSRQLMEEGILWLSQCRNVWNSNTYTKVIAVVVLTLVWISSSTVARVWEVFMSIISIRYYQETLIQATETGSGGNMLEGDCIPNESQIGKEETVMESDWRAFFS, via the exons ATGGAGGTTAGTAAAAGAAGAAGTAATGGAGGCAGTAGAAATGTAGTTGCAGGTTCTGTATGGGAAAGTAGAATGAAAATGGATCAAGTTAAAGGTGGAATTAAAGTCTTTAATGGTGATCATGATCAAAATTCTGAACAAGTTAATAACAATGAAAGTTGTACACAAAATCAAAGTGGTATTGTAAGGGAACAGAGAAGGAAGACATGGAATAGTGAACCAGTTATTGACCCAATTTTGATAAGAAAGACAATAGTAAGATCTGATGAATTTTCTGAGGAGTTTCTTGATTCTTCTAATGATGATGGATTTGAAGAGACGCCAATTTTGATAACAAAGAATAAAagatctgatgaagatgaagatgcgtCCAATCCTGTAATTCTTGAGAAAAACCCAATTCCAACACGGAAGAGTAGATTACATTCTCATAAAATTGGTGGGTATGAAATTAATGGCGATGGTGATAAGGATCAACTTGTAGTGGTAAAGGAGGAGATTAAAGTAAGTAACAAGAAAAACAACTTGGATGTCAAAGAAGTGAAATCAACAGAACTGataaaacccaaaaagaatttggtttcaaaggaaaagattaATTGTCAAATTCCTAAAACATCAATACACACAAGAGAAACCACAGTCTTGAATCATCCAACTCTCACAAAAGTATCTCCAG TGAAAGTTCAAGAAAAGCTCCAAGGATTAGCAGAAACTCAGAATAAATATCAAAGCATTG TTATGTGGAGAGACATAAAAATATCATCATTAGTATTTGGAATTGGGAACCTCATTCTTCTTTCACACATAGTAACCAAAGATATCAATTTCAG TTTTATTTCTGCCATTTCGTACACGAGCCTTATCTGCATTGCTGTAATTTTTCTATACAAAGCTATACTAAACAG GGAACCTATAAACTTAGATGATTCAAATATAATACATTCAGTGGGAGAAGAAGAAGTAGTTTGTTTGGTGAAAGTGGTTCTTccatggataaataaatttatcttaGAGTTTAGGCATCTCTTATCCGGTGACCCTGCCACTACAATGAAG TTTGCAGTATCACTGTTCATTCTGGCACGCTTGGGGAGCTTCATAACAGTGTGGAGGGTCACTATGTTGG CTTTCCTCGGAGTTTTCAGTCTGCCAAAATTTTATTCTACATATTCAAGGCAGTTAATGGAAGAAG GTATATTGTGGTTGAGCCAGTGCAGGAACGTCTGGAATTCCAACACTTATACGAAAGTCATAGCTGTTGTCGTTTTGACCCTGGTGTGGATTTCATCCTCAACAGTAGCACGAGTTTGGGAAG TGTTCATGTCGATAATATCTATAAGATATTACCAGGAGACCTTAATACAAGCGACTGAGACTGGGAGTGGAGGGAATATGCTAGAAGGAGACTGTATACCTAATGAATCCCAAATAGGCAAAGAAGAAACAGTAATGGAATCTGATTGGCGGGCGTTCTTTAGTTAA
- the LOC113306935 gene encoding reticulon-like protein B21 isoform X1, with amino-acid sequence MEVSKRRSNGGSRNVVAGSVWESRMKMDQVKGGIKVFNGDHDQNSEQVNNNESCTQNQSGIVREQRRKTWNSEPVIDPILIRKTIVRSDEFSEEFLDSSNDDGFEETPILITKNKRSDEDEDASNPVILEKNPIPTRKSRLHSHKIGGYEINGDGDKDQLVVVKEEIKVSNKKNNLDVKEVKSTELIKPKKNLVSKEKINCQIPKTSIHTRETTVLNHPTLTKVSPVKVQEKLQGLAETQNKYQSIVDIVMWRDIKISSLVFGIGNLILLSHIVTKDINFSFISAISYTSLICIAVIFLYKAILNREPINLDDSNIIHSVGEEEVVCLVKVVLPWINKFILEFRHLLSGDPATTMKFAVSLFILARLGSFITVWRVTMLAFLGVFSLPKFYSTYSRQLMEEGILWLSQCRNVWNSNTYTKVIAVVVLTLVWISSSTVARVWEVFMSIISIRYYQETLIQATETGSGGNMLEGDCIPNESQIGKEETVMESDWRAFFS; translated from the exons ATGGAGGTTAGTAAAAGAAGAAGTAATGGAGGCAGTAGAAATGTAGTTGCAGGTTCTGTATGGGAAAGTAGAATGAAAATGGATCAAGTTAAAGGTGGAATTAAAGTCTTTAATGGTGATCATGATCAAAATTCTGAACAAGTTAATAACAATGAAAGTTGTACACAAAATCAAAGTGGTATTGTAAGGGAACAGAGAAGGAAGACATGGAATAGTGAACCAGTTATTGACCCAATTTTGATAAGAAAGACAATAGTAAGATCTGATGAATTTTCTGAGGAGTTTCTTGATTCTTCTAATGATGATGGATTTGAAGAGACGCCAATTTTGATAACAAAGAATAAAagatctgatgaagatgaagatgcgtCCAATCCTGTAATTCTTGAGAAAAACCCAATTCCAACACGGAAGAGTAGATTACATTCTCATAAAATTGGTGGGTATGAAATTAATGGCGATGGTGATAAGGATCAACTTGTAGTGGTAAAGGAGGAGATTAAAGTAAGTAACAAGAAAAACAACTTGGATGTCAAAGAAGTGAAATCAACAGAACTGataaaacccaaaaagaatttggtttcaaaggaaaagattaATTGTCAAATTCCTAAAACATCAATACACACAAGAGAAACCACAGTCTTGAATCATCCAACTCTCACAAAAGTATCTCCAG TGAAAGTTCAAGAAAAGCTCCAAGGATTAGCAGAAACTCAGAATAAATATCAAAGCATTG TGGATATAGTTATGTGGAGAGACATAAAAATATCATCATTAGTATTTGGAATTGGGAACCTCATTCTTCTTTCACACATAGTAACCAAAGATATCAATTTCAG TTTTATTTCTGCCATTTCGTACACGAGCCTTATCTGCATTGCTGTAATTTTTCTATACAAAGCTATACTAAACAG GGAACCTATAAACTTAGATGATTCAAATATAATACATTCAGTGGGAGAAGAAGAAGTAGTTTGTTTGGTGAAAGTGGTTCTTccatggataaataaatttatcttaGAGTTTAGGCATCTCTTATCCGGTGACCCTGCCACTACAATGAAG TTTGCAGTATCACTGTTCATTCTGGCACGCTTGGGGAGCTTCATAACAGTGTGGAGGGTCACTATGTTGG CTTTCCTCGGAGTTTTCAGTCTGCCAAAATTTTATTCTACATATTCAAGGCAGTTAATGGAAGAAG GTATATTGTGGTTGAGCCAGTGCAGGAACGTCTGGAATTCCAACACTTATACGAAAGTCATAGCTGTTGTCGTTTTGACCCTGGTGTGGATTTCATCCTCAACAGTAGCACGAGTTTGGGAAG TGTTCATGTCGATAATATCTATAAGATATTACCAGGAGACCTTAATACAAGCGACTGAGACTGGGAGTGGAGGGAATATGCTAGAAGGAGACTGTATACCTAATGAATCCCAAATAGGCAAAGAAGAAACAGTAATGGAATCTGATTGGCGGGCGTTCTTTAGTTAA
- the LOC113306935 gene encoding reticulon-like protein B21 isoform X3 — MEVSKRRSNGGSRNVVAGSVWESRMKMDQVKGGIKVFNGDHDQNSEQVNNNESCTQNQSGIVREQRRKTWNSEPVIDPILIRKTIVRSDEFSEEFLDSSNDDGFEETPILITKNKRSDEDEDASNPVILEKNPIPTRKSRLHSHKIGGYEINGDGDKDQLVVVKEEIKVSNKKNNLDVKEVKSTELIKPKKNLVSKEKINCQIPKTSIHTRETTVLNHPTLTKVSPVKVQEKLQGLAETQNKYQSIVDIVMWRDIKISSLVFGIGNLILLSHIVTKDINFSFISAISYTSLICIAVIFLYKAILNREPINLDDSNIIHSVGEEEVVCLVKVVLPWINKFILEFRHLLSGDPATTMKFAVSLFILARLGSFITVWRVTMLAFLGVFSLPKFYSTYSRQLMEEVQERLEFQHLYESHSCCRFDPGVDFILNSSTSLGSVHVDNIYKILPGDLNTSD, encoded by the exons ATGGAGGTTAGTAAAAGAAGAAGTAATGGAGGCAGTAGAAATGTAGTTGCAGGTTCTGTATGGGAAAGTAGAATGAAAATGGATCAAGTTAAAGGTGGAATTAAAGTCTTTAATGGTGATCATGATCAAAATTCTGAACAAGTTAATAACAATGAAAGTTGTACACAAAATCAAAGTGGTATTGTAAGGGAACAGAGAAGGAAGACATGGAATAGTGAACCAGTTATTGACCCAATTTTGATAAGAAAGACAATAGTAAGATCTGATGAATTTTCTGAGGAGTTTCTTGATTCTTCTAATGATGATGGATTTGAAGAGACGCCAATTTTGATAACAAAGAATAAAagatctgatgaagatgaagatgcgtCCAATCCTGTAATTCTTGAGAAAAACCCAATTCCAACACGGAAGAGTAGATTACATTCTCATAAAATTGGTGGGTATGAAATTAATGGCGATGGTGATAAGGATCAACTTGTAGTGGTAAAGGAGGAGATTAAAGTAAGTAACAAGAAAAACAACTTGGATGTCAAAGAAGTGAAATCAACAGAACTGataaaacccaaaaagaatttggtttcaaaggaaaagattaATTGTCAAATTCCTAAAACATCAATACACACAAGAGAAACCACAGTCTTGAATCATCCAACTCTCACAAAAGTATCTCCAG TGAAAGTTCAAGAAAAGCTCCAAGGATTAGCAGAAACTCAGAATAAATATCAAAGCATTG TGGATATAGTTATGTGGAGAGACATAAAAATATCATCATTAGTATTTGGAATTGGGAACCTCATTCTTCTTTCACACATAGTAACCAAAGATATCAATTTCAG TTTTATTTCTGCCATTTCGTACACGAGCCTTATCTGCATTGCTGTAATTTTTCTATACAAAGCTATACTAAACAG GGAACCTATAAACTTAGATGATTCAAATATAATACATTCAGTGGGAGAAGAAGAAGTAGTTTGTTTGGTGAAAGTGGTTCTTccatggataaataaatttatcttaGAGTTTAGGCATCTCTTATCCGGTGACCCTGCCACTACAATGAAG TTTGCAGTATCACTGTTCATTCTGGCACGCTTGGGGAGCTTCATAACAGTGTGGAGGGTCACTATGTTGG CTTTCCTCGGAGTTTTCAGTCTGCCAAAATTTTATTCTACATATTCAAGGCAGTTAATGGAAGAAG TGCAGGAACGTCTGGAATTCCAACACTTATACGAAAGTCATAGCTGTTGTCGTTTTGACCCTGGTGTGGATTTCATCCTCAACAGTAGCACGAGTTTGGGAAG TGTTCATGTCGATAATATCTATAAGATATTACCAGGAGACCTTAATACAAGCGACTGA